Proteins encoded by one window of Pseudomonadota bacterium:
- the greA gene encoding transcription elongation factor GreA, whose translation MTKKVPLTARGAELLREELRKLKYEDRPRVIEAIAEAREHGDLKENAEYHAAREQQSFMEGRIAEIESTLSLADIIDVTKMTNNGRVVFGATVHLYDPDEDEKRVYRIVGEDEADVKQGLISVSSPIARALIGKNQDDEVEVQAPGGVRVFEIERVEYL comes from the coding sequence ATGACCAAGAAGGTTCCCCTGACGGCGCGTGGCGCCGAGCTGCTGCGCGAGGAATTGCGCAAGCTCAAGTACGAGGATCGCCCGCGGGTGATCGAGGCGATCGCCGAGGCCCGTGAGCACGGTGACCTGAAGGAGAACGCCGAGTACCACGCGGCCCGTGAGCAGCAGAGCTTCATGGAGGGCCGCATCGCCGAGATCGAGAGCACCCTCTCGCTGGCCGACATCATCGACGTCACCAAGATGACCAACAACGGTCGGGTGGTCTTCGGCGCCACCGTGCACCTGTACGACCCGGACGAGGACGAGAAGCGTGTCTACCGCATCGTCGGCGAGGACGAGGCCGACGTGAAGCAGGGGCTCATCTCCGTGAGCTCCCCGATCGCGCGGGCGCTCATCGGTAAGAACCAGGACGATGAGGTCGAAGTGCAGGCGCCCGGCGGCGTCCGCGTGTTCGAGATTGAACGCGTCGAGTACCTCTGA
- the rlmE gene encoding 23S rRNA (uridine(2552)-2'-O)-methyltransferase RlmE, translating to MQEQLSDPYVKRAHREGARSRALYKLSELLDNQRLIRPGMNVVDLGAAPGGWSQHVAKLLDGNGRVVAVDLLEMPTIAGVHFLQGDFREQEVLDAVLEALGGEPANLVMSDMAPNLSGQRAVDQPRAMYLAELALDFAQRTLAPGGALIVKLFQGEGFDEYLRTVRQQFGSVKNRKPAASRSRSREMYLVARDFKGA from the coding sequence ATGCAGGAGCAGTTGTCGGACCCTTACGTCAAGCGTGCCCACCGCGAGGGCGCGCGCTCCCGGGCGCTCTACAAGCTCTCCGAACTGCTCGACAACCAGCGCTTGATTCGCCCCGGCATGAACGTGGTGGACCTGGGTGCGGCGCCGGGCGGGTGGAGCCAGCATGTGGCCAAGCTGCTAGACGGCAACGGGCGCGTGGTGGCAGTGGACCTGCTCGAGATGCCGACGATCGCCGGGGTTCACTTCTTGCAAGGGGATTTCCGCGAGCAGGAAGTGCTCGACGCGGTGCTTGAAGCCCTCGGCGGCGAGCCGGCGAATCTTGTAATGAGCGATATGGCCCCCAATCTCAGCGGACAGCGGGCGGTCGATCAGCCTCGCGCCATGTATTTGGCGGAACTGGCGCTCGATTTTGCGCAGCGGACCCTGGCCCCGGGCGGTGCCCTGATCGTAAAACTGTTTCAGGGCGAGGGCTTCGATGAGTACCTGCGGACGGTGCGTCAGCAGTTCGGCTCGGTGAAGAATCGCAAGCCCGCGGCGTCGCGATCTCGCAGCCGGGAGATGTACCTCGTGGCGCGCGATTTCAAGGGCGCGTGA
- the ftsH gene encoding ATP-dependent zinc metalloprotease FtsH, whose product MNDLTKNIILWIVIAVVLFSVFTSFGSASRASQEISYSEFVRRVESGDVQEVEFQSDGVTIQGRMRGSRQFVTFSPETNNEALIGELLENDVAISHAEPQRTNVLQQLFISSFPILLLIAVWVYFMRQMQGGAGGRGAMAFGKSKARLLGEDQVNVTFGDVAGVEEAKEEVSEIVDFLKDPAKFQRLGGKIPRGVLMVGSPGTGKTLLARAIAGEAKVPFFTISGSDFVEMFVGVGASRVRDMFDQAKKHAPCIIFIDEIDAVGRHRGAGLGGGHDEREQTLNQLLVEMDGFEGNEGIIVIAATNRPDVLDPALLRPGRFDRQVVVPLPDVRGREQILRVHMRKVPVGDDVRPGIIARGTPGFSGADLANLVNEAALFAARANRRIVGMDEFDRAKDKIMMGAERRSMVMSEKEKELTAYHEAGHAIVGLTVPDHDPVYKVTIIPRGRALGVTMFLPEEDRYSSSKRRLESQISSLFGGRLAEEMVFGADAVTTGASSDIERATDIARNMVTKWGLSDKLGPLTYSEDDGEVFLGRSVTQHKQVSDVTAHTIDVEVRDIIDRNYDRAKQILTDRFDKLEAMAKALIKFETIGEDQIADIMDGRDPRPPEGWDESGGSPPPPRRDPSPPAAPAGEIPTTTATRNQP is encoded by the coding sequence TTGAACGACTTAACCAAGAACATCATCCTTTGGATAGTGATCGCGGTCGTGCTGTTCTCGGTCTTTACGAGTTTCGGCAGCGCCAGTCGCGCGTCGCAGGAGATCTCCTACTCGGAGTTCGTGCGCCGGGTGGAATCCGGTGACGTCCAAGAGGTGGAGTTCCAGAGCGACGGCGTCACCATCCAGGGCCGCATGCGCGGTAGCCGACAGTTCGTCACCTTCAGCCCCGAGACCAACAACGAAGCGTTGATCGGTGAGCTGTTGGAGAACGACGTGGCGATCAGCCACGCGGAGCCGCAGCGAACGAACGTGCTCCAACAGCTGTTCATCTCCTCCTTCCCCATCCTGCTGCTGATCGCGGTGTGGGTGTACTTCATGCGCCAGATGCAAGGCGGCGCCGGCGGCCGCGGAGCGATGGCCTTCGGCAAGAGCAAGGCGCGCCTGCTCGGTGAGGACCAGGTCAACGTCACCTTTGGCGATGTGGCCGGCGTCGAGGAGGCGAAGGAAGAAGTTAGCGAAATCGTTGACTTCCTGAAGGACCCCGCCAAGTTCCAGCGCCTCGGCGGCAAGATCCCGCGCGGTGTGCTCATGGTCGGCTCGCCGGGCACTGGTAAGACGCTCCTGGCCCGCGCCATCGCGGGTGAGGCCAAGGTGCCGTTCTTCACCATCTCCGGCTCGGACTTCGTGGAGATGTTCGTCGGCGTGGGTGCCTCCCGCGTGCGAGACATGTTCGATCAGGCGAAGAAGCACGCGCCGTGCATCATCTTCATCGACGAGATCGACGCCGTGGGTCGCCACCGTGGCGCAGGCCTCGGCGGTGGCCACGACGAGCGTGAGCAGACCCTCAACCAGCTGCTGGTGGAGATGGACGGCTTCGAAGGCAACGAGGGCATCATCGTCATCGCGGCCACCAACCGTCCCGACGTCCTTGACCCGGCGCTGCTGCGACCCGGTCGCTTCGACCGCCAGGTGGTGGTGCCCCTGCCCGATGTACGCGGGCGTGAGCAGATTCTGCGCGTGCACATGCGCAAGGTCCCCGTCGGCGACGACGTGCGGCCCGGCATCATCGCCCGCGGTACGCCCGGCTTCTCCGGCGCTGATCTCGCCAACCTCGTGAACGAGGCCGCTCTGTTCGCGGCGCGAGCCAACCGCCGCATCGTGGGCATGGACGAGTTCGATCGCGCCAAGGACAAGATCATGATGGGTGCCGAGCGGCGCTCGATGGTGATGAGCGAGAAGGAAAAGGAGCTGACGGCGTACCACGAGGCAGGGCACGCCATCGTGGGGTTGACGGTTCCCGATCACGATCCCGTGTACAAGGTCACCATCATCCCGCGCGGTCGAGCCCTCGGCGTGACGATGTTCCTGCCGGAGGAGGATCGCTACAGCTCTAGCAAGCGGCGCCTCGAAAGCCAGATATCAAGCTTGTTCGGTGGTCGTCTCGCCGAGGAGATGGTCTTCGGTGCCGATGCGGTGACGACCGGAGCTTCCAGCGACATCGAACGCGCCACCGACATCGCGCGCAACATGGTCACCAAGTGGGGCTTGTCCGACAAGCTCGGCCCACTGACCTACAGCGAAGACGATGGTGAGGTGTTCCTCGGTCGCTCGGTCACCCAGCACAAGCAGGTGTCCGATGTGACGGCGCACACGATCGACGTCGAGGTGCGAGACATCATCGACCGCAACTACGATCGGGCCAAGCAGATCCTCACGGACAGGTTCGACAAGTTGGAGGCGATGGCCAAGGCGCTGATCAAGTTCGAGACCATTGGCGAGGATCAGATCGCGGACATCATGGATGGCCGTGATCCGCGGCCGCCCGAGGGTTGGGACGAGAGTGGCGGTAGCCCGCCGCCGCCGCGTCGCGATCCTTCGCCACCGGCCGCCCCGGCCGGTGAGATCCCGACGACTACGGCTACGCGTAACCAGCCGTAA
- the glmM gene encoding phosphoglucosamine mutase: MGKYFGTDGIRGRVGQAPMTVDFAVRLAGAAGRVLTPGGGRVVVGKDPRLSGYMFESALEAGFVAAGVDVKLLQVMPTPGIAFLTKALGADFGVVISASHNPYFDNGIKFFDHRGSKLSDHTEAAIERALEEPVTTNDPASLGKAERRYDAVDRYHAFCRQSVGDTDFSGLNLVVDCANGATYKVAPRVFSDLGADVMTIGCSPNGRNINEGCGSTAPDRLRTTVTAVGADLGVAFDGDGDRVLLVGPDGSLIDGDDMVYLLALDRQRRGELKGPVVGTLMSNLGLELALREHGIGFERTKVGDRHVLSRLHEVRGTIGGEGSGHVLCLDRTTTGDGIITALQVVAALRDNGGDLKEQLSGFYKFPQHLVNVRIDEPFDFAADASVGAAVVRAEERLGARGRVLLRASGTEPLIRVMVEGEDESLVAGLAAELASAVQAAARGRGEASA, from the coding sequence ATGGGAAAATACTTCGGCACTGATGGAATACGAGGGCGCGTCGGCCAGGCGCCGATGACGGTGGACTTCGCTGTGCGCCTGGCGGGCGCCGCTGGGCGGGTGCTCACGCCGGGCGGGGGCCGCGTTGTGGTCGGCAAGGACCCGCGCCTCTCCGGGTACATGTTCGAGTCCGCCTTGGAGGCGGGCTTCGTGGCGGCGGGCGTCGACGTGAAGCTGTTGCAGGTGATGCCCACGCCCGGGATCGCGTTCCTGACCAAGGCGCTCGGGGCCGATTTCGGCGTCGTCATCAGCGCCTCGCACAACCCGTACTTCGACAACGGCATCAAGTTCTTCGATCACCGAGGCAGCAAGCTCTCGGACCATACGGAGGCGGCAATCGAGCGCGCCCTGGAAGAGCCGGTCACCACCAACGACCCGGCGTCACTGGGCAAGGCGGAGCGCCGCTACGATGCGGTGGACCGCTACCACGCCTTCTGTCGCCAGTCCGTCGGCGACACGGATTTCAGCGGCCTGAATCTGGTCGTCGACTGCGCCAACGGCGCCACCTACAAGGTCGCGCCTCGGGTCTTCTCTGACTTGGGCGCGGATGTCATGACCATAGGCTGTTCGCCCAACGGCCGGAACATCAATGAAGGGTGCGGCTCGACGGCCCCAGACCGCCTGCGCACCACCGTGACCGCGGTGGGCGCGGATCTCGGCGTGGCCTTCGACGGCGACGGTGACCGAGTGCTTCTGGTCGGCCCGGACGGCAGCCTGATCGACGGCGACGACATGGTGTACCTGCTGGCGCTGGACCGTCAGCGTCGCGGCGAACTGAAGGGGCCGGTGGTCGGCACCCTGATGAGCAACCTGGGCCTCGAACTGGCCCTGCGTGAACACGGCATCGGCTTCGAGCGCACCAAGGTCGGGGACCGACACGTGCTGAGTCGCCTGCACGAAGTGCGCGGCACGATCGGCGGTGAGGGGTCGGGCCACGTGCTTTGCCTGGATCGCACCACCACCGGGGACGGCATCATCACCGCCCTGCAGGTGGTCGCTGCCTTGCGCGATAACGGTGGCGACCTCAAGGAGCAGCTGTCCGGCTTCTACAAATTCCCGCAGCACCTGGTGAACGTGCGTATCGACGAGCCGTTCGATTTCGCCGCGGACGCCAGCGTCGGCGCGGCGGTGGTGCGGGCGGAGGAACGCCTGGGCGCGCGGGGCCGCGTGTTGCTGCGAGCCTCGGGCACGGAGCCCCTGATTCGGGTGATGGTCGAGGGCGAGGATGAGAGCCTCGTGGCGGGGCTGGCCGCGGAGCTGGCGAGCGCAGTGCAGGCCGCAGCGCGTGGCCGTGGAGAGGCCTCGGCGTAA
- the tpiA gene encoding triose-phosphate isomerase, producing MSKPAYLVVGNWKMHGTRAGAIRLISEILAARSEASSGCQMAVCPPAVHIDAVAQKAAGHDVAVGAQDVAVPAAGAHTGDVSAPMLADLGCRYCIVGHSERRADHGESSAEVASKFASAREHGLVPILCVGETEAQRASGETESVIAEQIGAVLEAETVKGFEGAVVAYEPVWAIGTGQSATPEQAQAVHKAIRALIGSHDAAIASALPILYGGSVKAANAAELFAMRDINGGLIGGASLSPTDFLAICDAAGS from the coding sequence GTGTCTAAGCCCGCATATCTCGTCGTCGGTAACTGGAAGATGCATGGCACCCGAGCGGGTGCTATCCGATTGATTTCAGAGATACTTGCGGCCCGATCAGAAGCATCGAGCGGGTGCCAGATGGCGGTGTGTCCGCCGGCGGTGCACATCGATGCGGTTGCGCAAAAGGCTGCCGGTCACGACGTGGCGGTAGGCGCGCAAGACGTGGCAGTGCCCGCGGCGGGCGCGCACACCGGCGACGTGTCGGCGCCGATGCTTGCGGACCTTGGTTGCCGCTACTGCATCGTCGGCCACTCGGAACGCCGGGCGGATCACGGTGAGAGCAGCGCTGAGGTCGCGTCGAAGTTCGCGTCCGCCAGGGAACATGGCCTCGTGCCGATCCTGTGTGTGGGCGAGACCGAGGCACAGCGCGCGAGTGGAGAGACCGAGAGCGTCATCGCCGAGCAGATCGGTGCGGTGCTCGAGGCGGAGACGGTAAAAGGGTTTGAAGGCGCCGTGGTGGCCTACGAACCCGTCTGGGCGATCGGCACAGGGCAGAGCGCCACGCCGGAGCAGGCCCAGGCGGTGCACAAGGCGATTCGGGCCCTGATCGGGAGCCACGATGCGGCGATCGCGTCGGCGCTACCGATCCTGTACGGCGGCAGCGTCAAGGCAGCGAATGCGGCTGAGCTGTTCGCCATGCGAGACATCAACGGCGGCCTCATCGGCGGCGCGTCCCTATCGCCCACGGATTTCCTGGCGATATGCGATGCAGCCGGCAGCTGA
- the secG gene encoding preprotein translocase subunit SecG: protein MIQKLLLVAHVLIALGIIAFVLIQRGKGAEAGAAFGTGASGTVFGSRGSASFLTRTTSVLATAFFATSLALAFFANQPIRPGAGSVIGAGDVASGSILDEDVAPAVVEDELPDAPEASQEEDGTR, encoded by the coding sequence ATGATTCAGAAGCTTTTGCTCGTCGCGCACGTGCTGATCGCCCTTGGCATCATCGCCTTCGTGCTGATCCAACGCGGCAAGGGCGCGGAGGCTGGCGCTGCCTTCGGTACCGGCGCGTCGGGCACGGTGTTCGGCTCGCGCGGCTCCGCCTCTTTCCTGACCCGCACCACGTCGGTGCTGGCAACGGCGTTCTTCGCCACCAGCCTGGCCTTGGCGTTCTTCGCCAACCAGCCGATTCGCCCCGGGGCTGGCAGCGTCATCGGCGCCGGGGACGTCGCGTCGGGCTCTATCCTCGATGAGGACGTGGCGCCGGCGGTGGTGGAAGACGAACTCCCGGATGCCCCCGAGGCGTCCCAAGAGGAGGACGGCACGCGCTAA
- a CDS encoding NADH-quinone oxidoreductase subunit A — MVAGYLPILIFLLVALGMGIAMISMGFLFGRGRKDGEKLSAYECGFEPFEDSRNRFDVRYYLVAILFIIFDLEIAFLFPWAVSLDSIGGFGLMSMAVFLFILVVGFIYEWRKGALEWD, encoded by the coding sequence ATGGTCGCCGGGTACCTCCCGATTCTTATCTTCCTGTTGGTGGCCCTGGGGATGGGTATCGCCATGATCAGCATGGGCTTCCTGTTCGGTCGCGGGCGCAAGGATGGGGAGAAGCTCTCGGCCTACGAGTGCGGGTTTGAGCCGTTCGAGGATTCGCGAAACCGCTTCGATGTTCGCTACTACCTAGTGGCCATCCTGTTCATCATTTTCGATCTCGAGATCGCCTTCCTGTTTCCCTGGGCCGTGTCCCTCGACAGCATCGGCGGCTTCGGCCTGATGTCCATGGCCGTGTTCCTGTTCATTCTCGTGGTGGGGTTCATCTACGAGTGGCGTAAGGGGGCACTGGAATGGGATTGA
- a CDS encoding NADH-quinone oxidoreductase subunit B family protein: protein MPAEEGALAPVAQGKGWATTSIDTLFNWARTGSMWPMTFGLACCAVEMMHAGAARYDLDRFGVVFRPSPRQSDVMIVAGTLVNKMAPALRKVYDQMPEPRWVISMGSCANGGGYYHYSYAVVRGCDRIVPVDVYVPGCPPTAEALVYGIIQLQKKIRRTHTIARQ, encoded by the coding sequence ATGCCGGCGGAAGAGGGCGCGCTAGCGCCTGTCGCCCAGGGCAAGGGGTGGGCCACCACCTCGATCGACACCCTGTTCAACTGGGCCCGCACAGGGTCCATGTGGCCGATGACCTTCGGCCTTGCCTGCTGCGCCGTCGAGATGATGCACGCGGGCGCCGCTCGCTATGACCTCGACCGCTTCGGCGTCGTCTTCCGGCCCAGTCCGCGCCAGTCGGACGTGATGATCGTGGCTGGCACCCTGGTGAACAAGATGGCGCCAGCGCTGCGTAAGGTGTACGACCAGATGCCCGAGCCCCGTTGGGTGATCTCCATGGGCTCGTGCGCCAACGGCGGCGGCTATTACCACTATTCGTACGCCGTCGTTCGGGGCTGCGATCGCATCGTCCCCGTGGATGTCTACGTGCCGGGTTGTCCGCCTACGGCGGAAGCGTTGGTGTACGGCATCATTCAGCTGCAGAAGAAGATTCGCCGCACGCACACGATCGCGCGGCAGTAG
- a CDS encoding NADH-quinone oxidoreductase subunit C, giving the protein MSETLETVASKLAERFGERVRQVPSKVGELTIEVAAADWREVSTSLRDECGFEMLMDLCGVDYLAYGVDEWKGQRATGSGFSRGVSRGAGHATVPADRKRFAVVAHLQSIAHNLRMRVRTYCEHDEAPLVASLVEVWASADWYEREAFDLFGILFDGHPDLRRLLTDYGFIGHPFRKDFPLSGHVQVRYDPAAGRVAYEPVDVEPRTLVPKVIRDDHRYEDALQEAGSFRDAPPTTTQENA; this is encoded by the coding sequence ATGAGCGAGACACTGGAAACGGTCGCTAGCAAGCTGGCCGAACGCTTTGGTGAGCGTGTTCGTCAGGTGCCTTCGAAGGTGGGTGAGCTGACGATCGAGGTTGCTGCCGCGGATTGGCGCGAAGTCTCCACCTCGTTACGTGATGAGTGCGGCTTCGAGATGCTGATGGATTTGTGCGGCGTGGACTACCTCGCCTACGGGGTGGACGAGTGGAAGGGGCAGCGCGCCACCGGGTCCGGGTTCAGCCGCGGCGTCAGCCGTGGTGCGGGCCATGCCACCGTGCCCGCAGATCGAAAGCGCTTCGCGGTGGTTGCCCACCTACAGTCGATCGCCCACAACCTACGCATGCGCGTGCGCACCTATTGTGAGCATGACGAGGCGCCCCTGGTGGCCTCGCTGGTGGAGGTGTGGGCGAGCGCGGACTGGTACGAGCGCGAGGCCTTCGATCTCTTTGGCATCCTCTTCGACGGTCATCCCGACCTGCGGCGCTTGCTCACGGATTACGGCTTCATCGGCCACCCGTTCCGCAAGGACTTCCCCCTGAGCGGTCACGTGCAGGTGCGATACGACCCGGCGGCCGGTCGGGTGGCCTACGAGCCGGTCGATGTGGAGCCTCGCACCCTGGTGCCCAAGGTGATTCGCGACGACCACCGCTACGAGGACGCGTTGCAGGAGGCAGGTTCCTTCCGCGATGCCCCGCCGACCACCACCCAGGAGAACGCTTAG
- a CDS encoding NADH-quinone oxidoreductase subunit D yields MAEIQNLTMNFGPQHPAAHGVLRLVLEMDGEVVQQADPHVGLLHRGTEKLAESKPFNQSIGYMDRLDYVSMMANEHGYVLAIEKLLGIEAPIRAQYIRVMFDEITRILNHLMWLGAHGLDIGAMSMFLYCFREREDLMDCYEAVSGTRMHATYYRPGGVYRDLPETMPEYRASEYRSQADVDKLNKNRGSLLDFIEDFTARFPGCVDDYETLLTDNRIWKQRTVNIGVVTPERAMQLGFSGPMLRGSGIEWDLRKKQPYEVYDRVDFDIPVGVNGDCYDRYLVRVEEMRQSNRIIKQCVEWLRANPGPVMLDDHKISPPKRSEMKGDMESLIHHFKLYTEGYCVPEGEAYAAVEHPKGEFGVYIVSDGANKPYRVKVRAAGFPHIAAMSEMVTGHMLSDVVAVIGTQDIVFGEIDR; encoded by the coding sequence ATGGCGGAGATCCAGAATCTCACGATGAACTTCGGTCCCCAGCACCCGGCCGCGCACGGCGTGCTGCGCCTGGTGCTGGAGATGGATGGCGAAGTGGTGCAGCAGGCAGATCCCCACGTGGGCCTGCTCCACCGCGGCACGGAAAAGCTCGCCGAGAGTAAGCCGTTCAACCAAAGCATCGGCTACATGGATCGTCTCGACTACGTGTCGATGATGGCCAACGAACATGGCTACGTGCTCGCCATCGAGAAGCTGCTCGGCATCGAAGCGCCGATTCGCGCCCAGTACATCCGCGTGATGTTCGATGAGATCACGCGCATCCTGAACCACCTCATGTGGCTAGGCGCCCACGGCCTCGACATCGGCGCCATGTCGATGTTCCTGTACTGCTTCCGCGAGCGCGAAGATCTGATGGATTGCTACGAGGCCGTCTCCGGCACCCGTATGCACGCCACCTACTATCGCCCCGGCGGCGTGTACCGCGATCTGCCTGAGACGATGCCCGAGTACCGTGCCAGCGAGTACCGCAGCCAGGCCGACGTGGACAAGCTGAACAAGAACCGCGGCTCCCTGCTCGATTTCATCGAGGACTTCACGGCGCGCTTCCCGGGCTGCGTCGACGACTACGAAACACTGCTGACGGACAACCGCATCTGGAAGCAGCGCACCGTGAACATCGGCGTGGTCACCCCCGAGCGTGCCATGCAGCTCGGGTTCTCCGGGCCGATGTTGCGCGGTTCAGGCATCGAGTGGGATCTGCGCAAGAAGCAACCCTACGAGGTGTACGACCGGGTCGACTTCGACATCCCCGTCGGCGTGAACGGCGATTGCTACGACCGTTACCTCGTGCGGGTGGAGGAGATGCGCCAATCGAACCGCATCATCAAGCAGTGCGTCGAGTGGCTGCGCGCGAACCCAGGCCCGGTGATGCTGGACGATCACAAGATCTCCCCGCCGAAGCGCAGCGAGATGAAGGGCGACATGGAATCGCTCATTCACCACTTCAAGCTGTACACGGAAGGCTATTGCGTGCCGGAAGGGGAGGCCTATGCCGCCGTCGAACACCCGAAGGGCGAGTTCGGCGTGTACATCGTCTCCGACGGGGCCAACAAGCCCTACCGGGTGAAGGTGCGTGCCGCGGGCTTCCCGCACATCGCCGCCATGAGCGAGATGGTGACCGGCCACATGCTGTCTGACGTGGTGGCCGTGATCGGCACCCAGGACATCGTATTCGGAGAGATCGACCGATGA
- the nuoE gene encoding NADH-quinone oxidoreductase subunit NuoE, producing the protein MSAEPQVGAGELSAHTREEIDHWLTRFPTERKRSAILGGLRAAQHQNDGFLTTALMDAVADYIGVPPVQAYEVAAFYSMFETKPVGRISISVCNNVSCMLRGSDEITAHLERKLGIKRGESTPDGKFYLKPEEECLAACTGAPMMMVDHVYHEYLTPEKVDQILDAIE; encoded by the coding sequence ATGAGTGCGGAACCGCAAGTGGGCGCCGGTGAACTGTCAGCCCACACGCGCGAGGAAATCGACCACTGGCTGACCCGGTTCCCGACCGAACGTAAGCGCTCGGCAATCCTGGGCGGGCTGCGCGCGGCTCAGCACCAGAACGACGGATTCCTCACCACGGCCTTGATGGACGCGGTGGCGGACTACATCGGAGTGCCCCCCGTGCAGGCGTACGAGGTGGCCGCGTTCTACTCCATGTTCGAGACCAAGCCGGTGGGCCGGATCTCGATCTCCGTGTGCAACAACGTGTCGTGCATGCTGCGCGGGAGCGATGAGATCACCGCTCACCTGGAGCGCAAGCTTGGCATCAAGCGCGGTGAGAGCACGCCTGACGGCAAGTTCTACCTGAAGCCGGAAGAGGAGTGTCTGGCCGCCTGCACCGGGGCGCCTATGATGATGGTGGATCACGTCTACCACGAGTACCTCACGCCGGAGAAGGTGGATCAGATTCTGGATGCCATCGAATGA
- the nuoF gene encoding NADH-quinone oxidoreductase subunit NuoF produces MTTENANLVAFASLGVDEPWTLERYREIGGYQAWEKILREKIPPEEVIEIVKASGLRGRGGAGFPTGLKWSFMPRNAPVQKYVVCNSDESEPGTCHDRDILRYNPHALVEGMAIAGYAMGATVGYNYIRGEFIAEPVPRFEAAVKEAYEAGMLGEDVQGSGVDFDLYTYVGAGAYICGEETGLLESLEGKPGRPRFKPPFPANFGLYGKPTTVNNTYTLSSVPSIIRNGAEWFANLGPKGAGGTAIYSVSGHVEKPGNYELPMGTPFAELLERCGGVLGGRKLKAVIPGGSSVPVVPGDTMITLNLDYDSLKSAGSALGTGAIMVMDDTTCMVRVLERISRFYYAESCGQCTPCREGTGWMYRVIKRIRSGGGKQEDLDMLVDVANKIEGHTICALGDAAAWPVQSFMKHYRHEFQHYIDHGRPLVADASVAA; encoded by the coding sequence ATGACTACTGAGAACGCTAACCTCGTTGCCTTCGCCTCCCTGGGCGTCGATGAGCCCTGGACCTTGGAGCGCTACCGCGAGATCGGTGGGTACCAGGCCTGGGAGAAGATCCTGCGCGAGAAGATCCCGCCGGAAGAGGTGATCGAGATCGTCAAGGCCTCCGGCCTTCGCGGTCGTGGCGGTGCCGGCTTCCCGACGGGGCTCAAGTGGAGCTTCATGCCTCGCAACGCCCCGGTCCAGAAGTACGTGGTGTGCAACTCGGATGAGAGCGAGCCTGGCACCTGCCACGATCGGGACATCCTGCGCTACAACCCACACGCCTTGGTCGAGGGCATGGCCATCGCCGGCTATGCCATGGGCGCGACGGTGGGCTACAACTACATCCGCGGCGAGTTCATCGCCGAGCCGGTGCCGCGCTTCGAGGCGGCGGTGAAGGAGGCCTACGAGGCCGGCATGCTCGGCGAGGACGTGCAGGGTAGCGGTGTCGACTTCGATCTCTACACCTACGTGGGCGCCGGTGCGTACATCTGCGGCGAGGAGACAGGGCTGCTCGAATCGCTCGAGGGCAAGCCTGGCCGACCCCGCTTCAAGCCGCCGTTCCCGGCCAACTTCGGCCTTTACGGCAAGCCGACCACGGTCAACAACACCTATACGCTCTCGTCGGTGCCGTCGATCATCCGCAACGGTGCCGAGTGGTTCGCCAACCTCGGCCCCAAGGGCGCCGGTGGCACGGCCATCTACTCCGTGTCCGGTCACGTGGAGAAGCCCGGCAACTACGAGCTGCCCATGGGCACCCCCTTTGCGGAGTTGCTGGAGCGCTGCGGTGGCGTGCTCGGCGGGCGCAAACTCAAGGCGGTGATCCCCGGCGGATCCTCCGTGCCCGTGGTGCCAGGTGACACGATGATCACCTTGAACCTCGATTACGACTCTCTGAAAAGCGCGGGATCGGCCCTCGGCACGGGCGCCATCATGGTGATGGACGACACCACCTGCATGGTGCGCGTGCTCGAGCGCATCTCGCGTTTCTACTACGCCGAGAGCTGCGGTCAGTGCACGCCCTGCCGCGAGGGCACGGGTTGGATGTACCGGGTCATCAAGCGCATTCGCTCCGGCGGCGGCAAGCAGGAAGACCTGGACATGCTCGTCGACGTGGCGAACAAGATCGAGGGCCACACGATCTGCGCTCTCGGCGACGCTGCCGCCTGGCCCGTGCAGAGCTTCATGAAGCACTACCGACACGAATTCCAGCATTACATCGATCACGGCCGACCGCTGGTGGCAGACGCCAGCGTCGCTGCCTGA